The Myxococcales bacterium genome contains the following window.
ACTTCCAGCTGCCAGGCGTCGTCGCCGGCAACACCACGGTCACCACTGACGCTTCGGACTTCCTCGTCCGGTTCCCAGTGGGGGCTACGATCGCGCCTCGCCAGACCATCACGGTCGCGATGGATGCCGTCGGATTCGAGGCATCGTACGCTGCAGCGCCGACCTACGCCGTGCAGGAGGCTGGCAACGCGACGCCGACCGAAGTGGTCTGGATCGGCACGGGCACCCCGAACCCTGGCCTCACGAACGGCGGCGAGATCGTCGTCCTGTTCTACTGGGATGGCGCCTCCGACAACGTGAAGGATGTCGACATCGTGCTCGCCGGCAACGCACCGAGCGCGACCAACACCTTCCTCGCCAAGACCGACGTCGATGGCCCCGACGCCGACACCACGGCGACCGCCTACGCGATCGACACTCCGAACGCGCTGTTTGACATGGAGACCGACACGCCCGTCGGGACCACCTACAAGCGGATCGCGTTCGAGGACGTGAACGAGGTGCACACCGGAGGGAACGGCATCACCGGCGACGACGAGAGCTCCGAGGCGGTCCGCGTCACCTGGGATTCGCAGGCCGTCGCGACCGGCTACACCGCCGGCACGCCGGGTGTTCCTGCAGCCGCGCTGACTCCGTAGCAAGCTGCGTGGGGCCGTCAGAGGCGGCGACGGTCCTAGAAGAAGCAATAGGCCGCGCCGCTGTCGTTGCTGGCGTTGTCGGCATGGTTGGCGGCGGTACCGGAGCCGCTACCGTCGTCCCGCGTGCGCTCCGACCAGCAAACCCTCCCCCGACAGCCTCACCGCGCTGCCGAAGTTGCGAGAGCCCTTGCGGCACCGTCCGGAGGAGCTTCCGAAACGCCTCGTGCGCCCAGGGCCCGGGCGGGCCGAGCCGTGGCATCCTCGGGGGATGTGTCGCTCGCTCGTCGTCGTCCTGACCCTGATCGCTGTCGCCGCGCTCGCGCCGCCGCGGGCGCGGGCCGACCTGCCGCCGGCGGCGGTGGCGGCGATGGTCGCGGTCCCGAGCGTCGACGACGTGTGCACGACGTTGCGCGGCGTCGCTGACGCCGAGGCGCCGTGCGCGCGCGTGGCCCGGGCCAAGGTCGCGGGCCTCGGGGCGGCCGAGGCCTACGCGGTCA
Protein-coding sequences here:
- a CDS encoding lamin tail domain-containing protein, with amino-acid sequence MRSPESTRRWSILIVALAGALALAACGDDGNNNPPIDARVADAAAIDAADIDAADIDAATPDAADIDAADTDAASPDAADVDAASIDATDVDAGSIDALPPLAPHLLVTEIDTTDNDEFVEIYNPTDQTIDLRDYYLTDHQRYFQLPGVVAGNTTVTTDASDFLVRFPVGATIAPRQTITVAMDAVGFEASYAAAPTYAVQEAGNATPTEVVWIGTGTPNPGLTNGGEIVVLFYWDGASDNVKDVDIVLAGNAPSATNTFLAKTDVDGPDADTTATAYAIDTPNALFDMETDTPVGTTYKRIAFEDVNEVHTGGNGITGDDESSEAVRVTWDSQAVATGYTAGTPGVPAAALTP